In a single window of the Bacillus mycoides genome:
- a CDS encoding CalY family protein: MTLKKKLGMGIASAVLGAALVGGGTFAFFSDKEVSNNTFAAGTLDLSLNPSTVVNVSNLKPGDTIEKEFKLENKGSLDIKKVLLKTDYNVEDTKKDNKDDFGKHIKVTFLKNVDKHETIVKETTLDKLKGDTLTAVNNDLAAWFWDEKGISAGKSDKFKVKFEFVDNKKDQNEFQGDKLQLTWTFDAQQGDGETK, encoded by the coding sequence ATGACTTTAAAGAAAAAATTAGGAATGGGTATCGCATCAGCAGTATTAGGAGCAGCATTAGTTGGTGGAGGAACATTTGCATTCTTTAGCGATAAAGAAGTGTCAAATAATACATTTGCGGCTGGTACGCTTGATTTATCATTAAATCCATCAACAGTTGTTAATGTATCGAATTTAAAACCTGGTGATACAATTGAAAAAGAATTTAAACTAGAAAATAAAGGCTCTTTAGATATTAAAAAGGTTCTATTAAAAACAGACTATAATGTAGAAGATACGAAGAAAGATAATAAAGATGATTTTGGTAAACATATTAAAGTAACATTCTTAAAAAATGTAGATAAGCATGAGACGATTGTGAAAGAAACTACATTAGATAAATTGAAGGGTGATACACTTACAGCAGTAAATAATGATTTAGCTGCTTGGTTCTGGGATGAAAAAGGTATTTCTGCAGGTAAATCTGATAAATTCAAAGTGAAATTTGAATTCGTTGATAATAAAAAAGACCAAAATGAATTCCAAGGCGATAAGTTACAATTAACTTGGACGTTTGATGCACAGCAAGGCGATGGTGAAACGAAATAA
- the sipW gene encoding signal peptidase I SipW has product MKLIWKVISNVISFVLFAVMVCLAFVVISSKASGGDPTVMGYQFKSVLSGSMEPTFLTGSIIAIEPTKDGSKYKKGDVITFKEKDDKIITHRIIGVKDTNGKVMYETKGDNNNGPDLAPVLAENVIGKYADITVPYVGYGLNYASSKAGAALLLIIPGVFLLGYSAISIFGAIRSIDGEKKDKKVEQSV; this is encoded by the coding sequence ATGAAATTAATTTGGAAGGTGATTAGCAACGTTATCTCATTTGTTTTATTTGCGGTAATGGTTTGTTTAGCTTTTGTAGTTATTTCTTCAAAAGCGAGTGGCGGGGATCCAACAGTGATGGGATATCAGTTTAAGAGCGTTCTTTCAGGATCGATGGAACCAACATTTTTAACAGGATCAATCATTGCGATAGAGCCAACGAAAGATGGTTCTAAATATAAAAAAGGTGATGTTATTACGTTTAAAGAGAAAGATGACAAAATTATCACTCACCGTATTATCGGTGTGAAAGATACAAATGGAAAAGTAATGTATGAAACAAAAGGGGATAACAACAACGGACCAGATTTAGCACCAGTACTTGCAGAGAATGTAATTGGAAAGTATGCAGATATTACAGTTCCATACGTTGGTTATGGACTGAATTATGCGAGTTCAAAAGCGGGAGCAGCATTACTTCTCATTATTCCTGGAGTCTTTTTACTTGGCTATTCCGCAATTTCTATTTTTGGTGCTATTCGTAGCATTGACGGAGAAAAGAAAGATAAAAAAGTAGAACAATCCGTCTAG
- a CDS encoding D-alanyl-D-alanine carboxypeptidase family protein has protein sequence MVNFKKISVFVMVICLFFLTPMTLYAETNIGVNPEQVAPPPAEGPNVFSQFATTIDAKTGDMLYDKNAHHRAFPASMTKVLTAILLMEHTKPEDQFTFSQLALDQEKSNYQIEFHPGETINRNTALMILMVLSANDVSYAIAERIGGSVENFANMMNERAKQLGAKDSHFVTPNGLHDPNHYTTPYDMAMITRGVQKYPEILQAMNTKRTTVTTSTQTVSIFNKSTYFENPYSMGGKTGFTNEARNTLVLLNEKDGNRIINVVMASQRPEIYEDLKQMAEYSFGQFTKQTVLDKHSWHQKAKYLNKDVDSELEKSAELMLKKDEGKNIKTAFRVNSVDKESLYQKGIHRGEVVGAVDIIKNNQTIATINVLSKEDVTFAMPKKDTVAPEVKESNVKVISVGIGAILLFGAILYVVLRRNNQGMKSEEK, from the coding sequence ATGGTAAATTTTAAGAAAATTTCGGTTTTTGTTATGGTTATTTGTTTATTTTTTTTGACACCTATGACGTTATATGCTGAGACGAATATTGGAGTAAATCCGGAGCAAGTGGCACCTCCACCTGCGGAAGGGCCGAATGTTTTTAGTCAGTTTGCGACTACGATTGATGCGAAAACAGGAGATATGTTGTACGACAAAAATGCACATCATCGTGCGTTCCCTGCTAGTATGACGAAAGTGTTAACGGCGATTTTACTGATGGAGCATACGAAGCCAGAGGATCAATTTACGTTTTCACAATTAGCATTAGATCAAGAGAAGAGTAATTATCAAATTGAGTTTCACCCTGGTGAGACTATTAATAGAAATACTGCACTTATGATTTTAATGGTGCTGAGTGCGAATGATGTGTCGTATGCGATTGCGGAGCGTATTGGAGGAAGTGTTGAAAACTTCGCCAATATGATGAATGAAAGGGCGAAGCAATTAGGGGCTAAAGATAGTCATTTTGTAACGCCAAATGGATTGCATGATCCAAATCATTATACGACGCCATATGATATGGCCATGATTACGAGAGGTGTGCAAAAGTATCCTGAAATTTTACAAGCGATGAATACGAAAAGAACGACGGTTACGACATCTACGCAAACAGTTTCTATTTTTAATAAGTCTACTTATTTTGAAAATCCATATAGTATGGGTGGTAAGACAGGATTTACGAATGAAGCACGCAATACGCTCGTTTTATTAAATGAGAAGGATGGTAATCGTATTATAAATGTAGTAATGGCTTCTCAAAGACCTGAAATTTATGAAGATTTGAAGCAGATGGCGGAATATTCTTTTGGGCAATTTACGAAGCAAACTGTACTAGATAAACATAGTTGGCACCAAAAGGCAAAGTATTTAAATAAAGATGTTGATTCTGAGCTGGAAAAAAGTGCAGAGCTTATGCTAAAGAAAGATGAAGGGAAAAATATAAAAACGGCTTTTCGGGTTAATTCAGTGGATAAAGAATCTTTGTATCAAAAAGGAATTCATCGCGGTGAAGTAGTTGGTGCGGTAGATATTATAAAGAATAATCAAACGATTGCGACTATAAATGTTCTTTCAAAAGAAGATGTTACTTTTGCGATGCCTAAAAAAGATACAGTTGCACCTGAAGTAAAGGAATCGAATGTGAAAGTGATAAGTGTTGGAATAGGTGCGATTTTATTATTTGGAGCGATTTTATATGTAGTGCTGCGCCGAAATAACCAAGGGATGAAATCAGAAGAAAAATAA
- a CDS encoding DUF3976 domain-containing protein: MQMMYAFGMGLVLFLAVFLFIRKDVQGGTLTKRGFYKMIGCLVVMFIAIIVMIVLINQSL; encoded by the coding sequence ATGCAAATGATGTATGCTTTTGGCATGGGGCTTGTATTATTTTTAGCGGTATTCTTATTTATTCGTAAAGACGTTCAAGGCGGAACGTTAACGAAACGAGGATTTTATAAAATGATCGGCTGCTTAGTTGTTATGTTTATAGCGATTATCGTAATGATCGTTTTAATAAATCAGTCATTATAG
- a CDS encoding helix-turn-helix transcriptional regulator, with the protein MENKMVEYRKKFGLSQEKLAEKLGVSRQTIISIEKGKYDPSLPLAFEIAKTFQTTIEHVFIYEGKEEGE; encoded by the coding sequence TTGGAAAATAAAATGGTTGAATACCGAAAAAAATTTGGACTATCTCAAGAAAAATTGGCTGAGAAACTTGGAGTTTCCAGACAAACCATCATTTCAATTGAAAAGGGAAAATATGATCCATCACTTCCGTTAGCATTTGAAATAGCAAAAACATTTCAGACAACGATAGAACATGTATTTATTTATGAAGGAAAAGAAGAGGGGGAATAA
- the odhA gene encoding 2-oxoglutarate dehydrogenase E1 component encodes MTRKNTTTNPWAKFHGPNLGYVIEQYDLYVTGAGSVDPELQELFEIFGAPSFQDDVVTGDNTATHFSPQNTGNIEKILKVVQLVEQIRSFGHTLAHINPMEDAANGQSLIEKTMNELSDADLKAIPAKTVWQDAPEGIHTALDVIHRLKDVYTKSLAYEFSHIQDSEERAWLHQMVESNSLRQPLSNKKRTALLKRLTAVEGFEQFLHKTFVGQKRFSIEGVDMLVPVLDEIVSEGAKGGVEDVMIGMAHRGRLSVLAHVLEKPYNHMFAEFKHAKIEGAVANAGWTGDVKYHLGREQVVGNEEVSTRVTLANNPSHLEFVNPVVEGFARAAQENRKKSGLPEQDTTKSFVILVHGDAAFPGQGVVSETLNLSRLNAYQTGGTIHVIANNAVGFTTDSYDSRSTKYSSDLAKGFDIPIVHVNADDPEACLAAANLAIQYRTLFKKDFLIDLIGYRRYGHNEMDDPAVTQPQVYKKIKNHPTVRAIYADQLQSAGVLNADEVETITQFIQEELKAEYAQVPPADTSAATIHVKVPEVVAKGIQPIDTGVSIESLRTINEGLLSWPEGFNVYPKVKKILERRKDALEENGKIEWALAESLAFASILQEGTPIRLTGQDSQRGTFAHRHIVLHDTDTNETYSPLHRLPNINASFSVHNSPLSEAAVVGYEYGYNVFAPETLVMWEAQYGDFSNTAQALFDQYVSAGRAKWGQKSGLVLLLPHGYEGQGPEHSSARPERFLQLAAENNWTVANLTSAAQYFHILRRQASILGTEAVRPLVIMTPKSLLRHPLTLSTGSELSEGRFQPALEQGNLGAKPNKVKRLVLSTGKMAIDLAAEIESGKHEYSLDEVHMVRIEQLYPFPAEKVQSIIKRFKNLEEIIWVQEEPRNMGAWHYMAPILFELAGDKVKTGYIGRPDRSSPSGGDPFAHKAEQELIVAHALDVKYNFRQDKQEIEVFSN; translated from the coding sequence ATGACGAGGAAGAATACAACGACAAACCCTTGGGCCAAGTTCCATGGTCCGAACCTTGGTTATGTTATTGAACAGTATGATCTTTACGTAACTGGAGCAGGTTCTGTTGATCCGGAATTACAAGAGCTTTTTGAAATTTTTGGAGCTCCTTCGTTTCAAGATGATGTCGTAACAGGGGACAACACAGCAACACATTTTTCTCCTCAAAACACAGGGAACATTGAAAAGATTCTTAAAGTCGTTCAACTTGTTGAACAGATCCGTTCTTTCGGGCATACATTGGCTCACATTAATCCGATGGAAGATGCTGCAAACGGACAATCTCTTATCGAGAAAACAATGAACGAACTGAGCGATGCTGACTTGAAAGCGATTCCAGCAAAAACAGTATGGCAAGATGCACCAGAGGGTATTCACACTGCACTTGATGTAATTCATAGATTAAAAGACGTTTATACAAAATCTTTAGCTTATGAATTCTCACATATACAAGATAGTGAAGAACGCGCGTGGTTGCATCAAATGGTGGAATCAAATTCATTGCGTCAACCATTATCAAATAAAAAACGAACTGCTCTTTTAAAACGTTTAACTGCTGTTGAAGGTTTCGAGCAATTCTTGCATAAAACATTCGTTGGTCAAAAACGTTTCTCAATAGAGGGCGTTGATATGCTTGTACCTGTACTAGATGAAATTGTTTCAGAAGGTGCTAAAGGCGGCGTTGAAGATGTCATGATTGGTATGGCTCACCGTGGTCGTCTAAGCGTACTCGCTCACGTATTAGAAAAGCCATATAATCACATGTTTGCAGAATTCAAACATGCAAAAATAGAAGGTGCAGTGGCAAATGCTGGCTGGACTGGCGACGTGAAATACCATTTAGGTAGAGAACAAGTCGTTGGTAATGAAGAGGTTAGCACTCGTGTTACATTAGCAAATAATCCGAGTCATCTTGAGTTCGTTAACCCTGTTGTTGAAGGTTTCGCACGTGCAGCTCAAGAGAATCGTAAAAAATCTGGTCTTCCAGAACAAGATACTACAAAATCATTCGTAATTTTAGTTCATGGTGATGCTGCATTCCCTGGTCAAGGTGTTGTGTCTGAGACACTCAACTTAAGTAGATTGAATGCATACCAAACTGGCGGAACTATTCATGTTATCGCAAATAATGCAGTCGGCTTTACGACTGATAGCTATGATTCTCGTTCTACTAAATATTCAAGCGACCTTGCAAAAGGTTTCGATATTCCGATTGTTCACGTGAATGCTGATGATCCGGAAGCTTGTCTTGCTGCTGCAAACCTTGCGATCCAATATCGTACGCTGTTCAAAAAGGACTTCTTAATCGATTTAATCGGTTACCGCCGATATGGTCATAACGAAATGGATGATCCAGCAGTTACGCAACCACAAGTGTACAAAAAAATTAAAAATCACCCAACTGTAAGAGCAATTTATGCAGATCAATTACAATCTGCTGGCGTTCTGAATGCAGATGAGGTTGAAACAATTACTCAGTTTATACAAGAGGAATTAAAGGCTGAATACGCACAAGTGCCACCAGCTGATACGAGTGCTGCAACAATTCACGTTAAAGTTCCAGAGGTTGTTGCAAAAGGAATTCAACCGATTGACACTGGTGTTTCAATTGAATCACTTCGTACAATTAATGAAGGACTATTATCTTGGCCTGAAGGCTTTAACGTATATCCAAAAGTGAAGAAAATTCTTGAGCGCCGTAAAGATGCTCTTGAAGAGAACGGTAAAATTGAATGGGCACTTGCTGAATCGTTAGCATTCGCTTCTATTTTGCAAGAAGGTACGCCAATTCGTTTAACTGGTCAAGATTCACAGCGTGGTACATTCGCGCACCGTCATATCGTATTACACGATACTGATACAAACGAAACATATTCACCATTACACCGTTTACCGAACATTAACGCATCATTCTCTGTTCATAACAGTCCGTTATCAGAAGCTGCTGTTGTTGGTTACGAATATGGTTACAACGTATTTGCTCCAGAAACTCTTGTGATGTGGGAAGCTCAATACGGTGACTTCTCAAATACTGCGCAAGCATTATTTGATCAATATGTTTCAGCAGGAAGAGCAAAATGGGGTCAAAAATCTGGTTTAGTTCTTCTATTACCACACGGTTATGAAGGTCAAGGGCCAGAACACTCTAGTGCACGTCCAGAACGTTTCTTACAATTAGCTGCGGAGAACAACTGGACAGTTGCAAACTTAACGAGCGCGGCACAATACTTCCATATCTTGCGCCGTCAAGCATCTATCTTAGGAACAGAAGCTGTTCGACCATTAGTAATTATGACGCCGAAAAGCTTATTACGTCACCCACTTACACTTTCTACAGGTAGTGAGTTAAGTGAAGGACGTTTCCAACCTGCTTTAGAACAAGGAAACCTTGGTGCGAAACCAAATAAAGTAAAACGTCTTGTTTTAAGTACAGGTAAAATGGCAATTGACTTAGCAGCAGAAATCGAAAGTGGTAAGCATGAGTACAGCCTAGATGAAGTTCATATGGTTCGTATCGAGCAGTTGTACCCATTCCCTGCTGAAAAAGTTCAATCTATTATTAAACGCTTTAAAAACTTAGAAGAAATCATTTGGGTTCAAGAAGAACCTCGTAATATGGGCGCATGGCATTACATGGCTCCAATTCTGTTCGAACTAGCTGGGGATAAAGTGAAAACAGGTTACATTGGACGCCCGGATCGTTCTAGCCCATCTGGTGGCGATCCATTCGCTCACAAAGCTGAGCAAGAATTAATCGTTGCACACGCTTTAGATGTGAAGTACAACTTCCGTCAAGATAAACAAGAAATTGAAGTTTTCAGCAACTGA
- the odhB gene encoding 2-oxoglutarate dehydrogenase complex dihydrolipoyllysine-residue succinyltransferase, with protein MIEIKVPELAESISEGTISQWLINVGDKVEKGGSVVELETDKVNVEIIAEDSGIVSKLLGEPGDTVEVGATIAILDANGAAVEVSTPAPANEQPKQETTEAPKAAAPSAEQNKALQGLPNTNRPIASPAARKMARELGIDLNEVRSTDPLGRVRPHDVQAHAAAPKEAPAAPKQSPAPVAKTEFEKPVERVKMSRRRQTIAKRLVEVQQTSAMLTTFNEVDMSAIMELRKERKDAFEKKHDVRLGFMSFFTKAVVAALKQFPLLNAEIQGDELIIKKFYDIGIAVAAPDGLVVPVVRDANQLNFAEIESEIRNLGLKARDNKLSLKELQGGTFTITNGGVFGSLMSTPILNSPQVGILGMHKIQVRPVAIDAERMENRPMMYLALSYDHRIVDGKEAVSFLVAVKDMLEDPKSLLLEG; from the coding sequence ATGATCGAAATTAAAGTACCTGAGCTTGCAGAATCTATTTCAGAAGGAACTATTTCACAATGGCTTATCAACGTAGGCGACAAAGTTGAGAAAGGTGGCAGCGTTGTTGAGCTTGAGACTGACAAAGTCAATGTAGAAATCATTGCAGAGGATTCAGGTATTGTATCGAAGTTACTAGGCGAACCTGGAGATACAGTTGAAGTTGGTGCTACTATCGCAATTTTAGATGCAAACGGCGCAGCGGTTGAAGTAAGCACACCTGCTCCGGCTAATGAGCAACCAAAACAAGAAACTACTGAAGCACCGAAAGCAGCAGCTCCAAGTGCTGAACAAAATAAAGCGTTGCAAGGTTTACCAAATACAAATCGTCCTATCGCATCACCAGCTGCTCGCAAAATGGCTCGTGAATTAGGAATCGATTTAAACGAAGTACGTAGCACAGATCCACTTGGACGTGTGAGACCACATGATGTACAAGCTCACGCTGCAGCGCCAAAAGAAGCACCAGCTGCTCCAAAACAAAGTCCGGCTCCAGTTGCAAAAACTGAATTTGAAAAACCAGTTGAGCGTGTGAAAATGTCCCGTCGCCGTCAAACAATTGCAAAACGTCTTGTAGAAGTTCAACAAACATCTGCAATGTTAACTACATTTAACGAAGTTGATATGAGTGCAATCATGGAATTACGTAAAGAACGCAAAGATGCTTTCGAGAAAAAACATGATGTACGTCTTGGCTTTATGTCATTCTTCACAAAAGCAGTTGTTGCAGCATTAAAACAGTTCCCATTATTAAATGCTGAAATTCAAGGCGATGAGCTTATCATTAAAAAATTCTATGATATCGGTATTGCAGTAGCAGCTCCAGATGGATTAGTTGTTCCAGTTGTACGCGATGCTAACCAATTGAACTTCGCTGAAATTGAAAGCGAGATTCGTAATTTAGGTCTGAAAGCACGCGATAATAAACTTTCATTAAAAGAGCTACAAGGTGGTACATTTACAATTACAAATGGTGGTGTGTTCGGTTCTCTAATGTCGACACCAATCCTAAATAGTCCACAAGTAGGTATTCTAGGGATGCATAAAATCCAAGTACGTCCAGTTGCAATTGATGCAGAGCGTATGGAAAACCGTCCAATGATGTACCTTGCACTATCTTACGATCACCGTATTGTTGATGGTAAAGAAGCAGTTAGCTTCCTTGTTGCTGTTAAAGATATGCTTGAAGATCCAAAATCATTATTATTAGAAGGTTGA
- a CDS encoding putative thiazole-containing bacteriocin maturation protein: MNNLPVHAKLKANKDTFFLPDSNGGVYFRNNSSSFRMDGDGIYDWIEKLMPMFNGNHSLTEITDGLPLPYQNRVFEIGEILYENGFIRDVSQDAPHELNSALLDRYASQIEFLEADSHSGALKFETYRAANVLIIGSGDMLTSLVSSLLESGLPTFHYLVTDRAETNYDRIHELSERAYANDDNVLIQEIDITIDRPLHEVFEPFDWILYVSQNGDIESLRAIHTICREFKKNFIPAICLSRIGLAGPVVTADREECWESAWHRLHETTLQSENPPELFSPIASAMLANVIVFELFKHVAEGSHRQHNPQFFLLNLETLEGKWHPFIKHLLATDEIFTIDTVQNLQENLAQRSGQYTSTELFRFFDTLTSKEAGIFHMWDEQDLHQLPLSQCNIQVANPLSDGPTSPLPTITCGGLTHNEARREAGLTGVETYVAEMIHRLIPEHTDIGIGAGETMTEGVYRALQKHLNNKLYERQSHMLEEITELYLTEIHDKHCRFYYDALSTIHEIPKVGMSEELLGFPVVWIGINDRWYGAANINITLALRNALQQALLHIQNEEIPYKANMLPESSIVLYSTDPVRVAIQEEEEIPGVQSLQVALQNLTENNLYPFVFDLAIESFLRDNLDGVYGVLIAKEDDQ, encoded by the coding sequence ATGAATAACCTTCCAGTTCATGCAAAACTTAAAGCAAATAAGGATACTTTCTTCCTCCCCGATTCAAACGGGGGTGTTTACTTTCGAAATAACTCCAGTTCATTCCGTATGGATGGTGATGGAATTTATGACTGGATCGAGAAATTAATGCCTATGTTTAACGGTAATCATTCTTTGACAGAAATAACCGATGGTCTCCCTCTCCCCTATCAAAATCGTGTATTTGAAATTGGAGAGATTTTATATGAAAATGGTTTCATTCGTGATGTAAGCCAAGATGCTCCCCACGAATTAAACAGTGCATTACTCGACAGATACGCTTCGCAAATTGAGTTTTTAGAAGCTGATTCCCATTCAGGCGCTTTAAAATTCGAAACGTACCGCGCAGCAAATGTGCTTATAATTGGTTCTGGCGATATGCTTACTTCCCTAGTTTCTTCTTTATTAGAATCTGGTTTACCTACATTCCATTATCTTGTTACAGATCGTGCTGAAACAAACTACGATCGAATTCACGAACTAAGCGAACGTGCATATGCAAATGATGACAATGTACTTATTCAAGAAATAGATATTACAATTGATCGCCCTTTACATGAAGTATTCGAGCCTTTCGACTGGATTTTATACGTTTCCCAAAATGGAGATATTGAAAGTTTAAGAGCAATCCATACTATTTGTAGAGAGTTTAAGAAAAATTTCATACCAGCTATTTGCTTATCAAGAATTGGTTTAGCTGGACCCGTCGTAACCGCAGACCGTGAAGAATGCTGGGAATCAGCTTGGCATCGTCTACACGAAACTACTTTACAAAGTGAAAATCCACCTGAACTTTTCTCACCAATTGCATCTGCAATGTTAGCAAATGTTATCGTTTTTGAGTTATTTAAACATGTCGCTGAAGGTTCACATAGGCAGCATAATCCTCAATTCTTTTTATTAAACTTGGAAACACTTGAAGGAAAGTGGCACCCTTTCATAAAACATCTTCTCGCAACCGATGAAATCTTTACAATTGATACGGTGCAAAATCTTCAAGAAAACCTTGCCCAACGTTCCGGACAATATACTTCAACTGAACTTTTTCGTTTTTTTGATACGTTAACTTCTAAAGAAGCTGGTATATTCCACATGTGGGATGAACAAGATTTACACCAATTGCCTTTATCACAGTGCAATATTCAAGTTGCAAATCCATTATCAGACGGACCTACCTCTCCCCTTCCTACTATAACTTGCGGTGGATTAACTCATAATGAAGCACGCCGCGAAGCTGGTTTAACAGGAGTTGAAACATATGTAGCTGAAATGATTCATCGTCTTATCCCCGAACATACTGATATCGGTATTGGTGCTGGGGAAACGATGACAGAAGGTGTATACCGAGCACTCCAAAAACATTTAAATAATAAGTTATATGAACGCCAATCACATATGCTAGAAGAGATTACAGAGCTTTATTTAACCGAAATTCATGATAAACATTGTAGGTTTTACTACGATGCTCTCTCTACAATTCATGAAATACCTAAAGTAGGAATGAGTGAGGAGTTACTTGGTTTTCCTGTCGTTTGGATCGGTATTAATGATAGATGGTATGGTGCGGCAAATATTAATATAACACTCGCATTAAGAAATGCTCTGCAACAAGCACTCCTTCATATTCAAAATGAAGAGATTCCTTATAAAGCTAATATGTTACCGGAATCATCCATTGTTTTATATAGTACGGATCCTGTTAGAGTAGCAATACAAGAAGAGGAAGAAATTCCAGGCGTACAGTCTTTACAAGTTGCTTTGCAAAATTTAACGGAAAACAACTTGTATCCATTCGTTTTTGATTTAGCTATTGAGTCATTTTTAAGAGACAACTTAGACGGTGTATATGGGGTATTAATTGCAAAGGAGGATGACCAATGA